A single region of the Pueribacillus theae genome encodes:
- a CDS encoding cold-shock protein, with amino-acid sequence MSQGTVKWFNAEKGFGFIEVEGGEDVFVHFSAINDEGFKSLEEGQKVSFDIAQGNRGDQAANVTKL; translated from the coding sequence ATGAGTCAAGGAACTGTAAAATGGTTTAATGCTGAAAAAGGTTTTGGTTTTATTGAAGTTGAAGGTGGAGAAGACGTATTCGTTCACTTCTCAGCAATCAATGACGAAGGCTTTAAATCACTGGAAGAGGGCCAAAAAGTGAGCTTTGATATCGCTCAAGGGAACCGCGGTGACCAAGCAGCAAACGTTACTAAATTATAA